A window from Phalacrocorax aristotelis chromosome 5, bGulAri2.1, whole genome shotgun sequence encodes these proteins:
- the FZD5 gene encoding frizzled-5, giving the protein MVGRGLPVPLLLGLPLLLGLPAAGRAASKALVCQEITVPMCKGIGYNLTYMPNQFNHDTQDEAGLEVHQFWPLVEIQCSPDLRFFLCSMYTPICLPDYTKPLPPCRSVCERAKAGCSPIMQQYGFAWPERMSCDSLPVLGDTEVLCMGYNRTEATTLPPFFGKPTRPAKDTAKNLTPLGRQRPSGLDCGRTCKCKAPLIPISKESHPLYNRIRTGQVPNCAIPCYQPYFTQDEKTFATFWIGLWSILCFLSTSTTVATFLIDMERFKYPERPIIFLSACYLFVSVGYIVRLVAGHANVACNPEHHHIHYETTGPALCTVVFLLLYFFGMASSIWWVILSLTWFLAAGMKWGNEAIASYAQYFHLAAWLIPSAKSIAVLALSSVDGDPVAGVCYVGNQSLENLRGFVLAPLVVYLFTGSLFLLAGFVSLFRIRSVIKQGGTKTDKLEKLMIRIGIFTVLYTVPATIVIACYIYEQHNREAWERAQNCSCPGDPHRPKPDYAVFMLKYFMCLVVGITSGVWIWSGKTLESWRRFTAHCCRARKPAGASVYGEASPALAGRTVLPSMASYHKQVPLSHV; this is encoded by the coding sequence ATGGTCGGCCGGGGGCTGCCGGtgccgctgctgctggggctgccgctgctgctggggctgccggcggcggggcgcgccGCCTCCAAGGCGCTGGTGTGCCAGGAGATCACGGTGCCGATGTGCAAGGGCATCGGCTACAACCTCACCTACATGCCCAACCAGTTCAACCACGACACGCAGGACGAGGCCGGGCTGGAGGTGCACCAGTTCTGGCCGCTGGTGGAGATCCAGTGCTCCCCGGACCTGCGCTTCTTCCTTTGCAGCATGTACACCCCCATCTGCCTGCCCGACTACACCAAGCCGCTGCCCCCCTGCCGCTCGGTCTGCGAGCGGGCCAAGGCCGGCTGCTCGCCCATCATGCAGCAGTACGGCTTCGCCTGGCCTGAGAGGATGAGCTGCGACAGCCTGCCGGTGCTGGGGGACACCGAGGTGCTCTGCATGGGATACAACCGCACAGAAGCCACCACCCTGCCACCTTTCTTTGGGAAGCCCACGCGCCCGGCCAAGGACACGGCCAAAAACCTGACGCCGCTCGGCAGACAGCGCCCATCGGGGCTGGACTGTGGCCGGACTTGCAAGTGCAAAGCACCTCTGATCCCCATCTCCAAGGAGTCCCATCCGCTGTACAACCGCATCCGGACTGGGCAGGTACCCAACTGTGCCATCCCTTGCTACCAGCCCTACTTTACCCAGGATGAGAAAACCTTCGCCACCTTCTGGATCGGCCTCTGGTCCATCCTCTGCTTCCTCTCCACCTCTACCACCGTGGCCACTTTCCTCATCGACATGGAGCGCTTCAAGTACCCCGAACGCCCCAtcatcttcctctctgcttgctACCTCTTTGTCTCTGTGGGCTACATTGTGCGGCTGGTGGCAGGGCACGCCAACGTGGCTTGCAACCCAGAGCACCACCACATCCACTATGAGACCACGGGCCCAGCTCTCTGCACTGtggttttccttctcctctacTTCTTTGGCATGGCCAGCTCCATCTGGTGGGTCATCCTGTCCCTCACCTGGTTTCTGGCAGCAGGCATGAAGTGGGGCAACGAGGCCATAGCTAGCTACGCACAGTACTTCCATCTGGCTGCCTGGCTCATCCCCAGTGCCAAATCCATCGCTGTACTGGCACTCAGCTCCGTGGATGGTGACCCGGTGGCCGGGGTTTGCTACGTGGGCAACCAGAGCCTGGAGAACCTGCGGGGCTTTGTGCTGGCACCACTGGTGGTTTATCTCTTCACTGGCAGCCTCTTCCTGCTGGCTGGCTTCGTCTCGCTCTTTCGCATTCGCAGTGTGATCAAGCAGGGAGGCACCAAGACTGACAAGTTGGAGAAGCTGATGATCCGCATCGGCATCTTCACCGTGCTCTACACCGTGCCTGCCACCATCGTCATCGCCTGCTACATCTATGAACAGCACAACCGGGAAGCGTGGGAACGGGCACAGAACTGCTCCTGCCCGGGGGACCCCCACCGCCCCAAGCCCGACTATGCTGTCTTCATGCTCAAGTACTTCATGTGCCTTGTGGTGGGCATCACCTCTGGTGTCTGGATTTGGTCCGGCAAGACACTGGAGTCCTGGAGGCGCTTCACAGCCCATTGCTGCCGGGCCAGGAAGCCCGCGGGCGCCTCCGTGTACGGCGAGGCCAGCCCAGCGCTGGCAGGCAGGACAGTGCTGCCCAGCATGGCCTCCTATCACAAGCAGGTCCCACTGTCCCATGTGTGA